One stretch of Terriglobia bacterium DNA includes these proteins:
- a CDS encoding cupin domain-containing protein — protein MTADEIKRTLHLIPHPEGGSYIQTYKSADSIPAETLGGCYGGPRSASTAIYYLLEPGTFSEIHRLRSDEIFHFYLGDAVEMLQLWPDGSSRAVRLGNDLTAGQRPQVVVPRDVWQGSRLVEGGRFALLGCTVAPGFEFADYESGQREPLIAKYPSQQELITTLTRR, from the coding sequence ATGACAGCCGATGAGATCAAACGAACTCTGCACTTGATTCCCCATCCCGAGGGCGGATCCTACATTCAAACCTACAAGTCAGCAGACTCCATACCCGCCGAAACGCTCGGTGGCTGCTACGGTGGTCCACGTTCGGCCTCAACTGCTATCTATTACCTGCTGGAGCCCGGCACATTCTCTGAGATCCATCGGCTGCGGTCTGACGAAATATTCCATTTCTACCTTGGTGACGCGGTCGAAATGCTGCAACTTTGGCCTGATGGCAGCTCGCGCGCGGTTCGGTTAGGAAACGATCTGACGGCCGGACAGCGCCCACAAGTCGTTGTTCCGAGGGATGTTTGGCAGGGCTCGCGGCTGGTTGAGGGCGGGCGCTTCGCGCTGCTCGGGTGCACCGTAGCTCCAGGCTTCGAGTTCGCCGATTATGAATCCGGCCAACGAGAGCCTTTGATCGCTAAGTACCCATCCCAGCAGGAACTTATAACAACGCTGACACGGCGGTAA
- a CDS encoding HPF/RaiA family ribosome-associated protein, translating into MILHFSYKLSKTPDLEKAVEQQIQKLRKRLQFFRPELVSLNGTVDEGAKGGTVVALNLRLPSGQMAAQGVADHPVPAIKLAFENLVEQLTKHKDRLRSEYKWPRAKSGLRSGPVPQVPFEDTIAAVKPEKVSVQDVAAYVNLSLPSLQRFVERELRYREATGRLREGQISPEEVLDEAISHALDDGNHRPEKVSLEPWLYRLALSSMDRLANQTRQDTTAVPLESQMRPARLRKAGEGHDEPQMQFHQPDETFTNENLIPDLRLATPEDIAVRDEMVAMVELALRTVSHEDREAFILFTMEGFTMKEIAVIANRTPEEVRVSIASARDHLKKSFPSTNKLKDKLVEQTKSA; encoded by the coding sequence ATGATCCTTCATTTTTCGTACAAACTCTCCAAGACTCCCGACCTCGAAAAAGCGGTTGAACAGCAAATCCAAAAACTGCGTAAACGCCTCCAGTTTTTCCGCCCGGAATTGGTGTCGCTGAACGGCACCGTTGATGAGGGTGCAAAAGGTGGAACCGTCGTTGCGCTGAACCTGCGACTCCCGTCAGGACAAATGGCGGCTCAGGGTGTGGCGGATCATCCGGTACCCGCGATCAAGCTGGCATTCGAGAATCTCGTGGAGCAGCTTACGAAGCACAAGGATCGGCTGCGGAGCGAGTATAAGTGGCCGAGGGCGAAGAGCGGATTGCGTTCGGGCCCAGTGCCGCAGGTTCCGTTTGAAGACACTATCGCCGCAGTGAAGCCGGAGAAGGTTTCGGTCCAGGATGTCGCCGCCTATGTGAACCTGAGCTTGCCGAGTTTGCAGAGGTTTGTCGAACGCGAACTGCGCTATCGCGAGGCGACGGGACGGCTGCGCGAAGGGCAGATCTCACCCGAGGAAGTTCTGGACGAAGCTATCTCACACGCACTCGATGACGGAAATCACCGGCCAGAGAAGGTTTCGCTGGAACCATGGCTGTACAGGCTGGCGCTGAGTTCGATGGATCGGCTGGCGAACCAGACACGCCAGGACACGACGGCGGTACCACTCGAATCGCAGATGCGGCCCGCGCGGTTGCGAAAGGCCGGCGAAGGCCATGACGAGCCACAAATGCAGTTCCATCAGCCGGATGAGACATTTACGAACGAAAACCTGATCCCCGACCTGCGGCTGGCGACACCGGAGGATATTGCCGTCCGTGATGAGATGGTTGCGATGGTAGAGTTGGCACTCCGGACCGTGTCGCACGAAGATCGGGAAGCCTTCATCCTGTTCACGATGGAGGGATTCACTATGAAAGAAATTGCGGTAATTGCCAATCGAACGCCGGAGGAAGTGCGGGTATCCATCGCCTCGGCACGAGACCACCTTAAGAAAAGTTTCCCCTCCACAAACAAGCTCAAAGACAAGCTGGTCGAGCAGACGAAGTCTGCCTGA
- a CDS encoding GAF domain-containing protein yields the protein MRRLDGLEELLNSVNCSMTQVCSELAGIFDVGTTEIGLLSLDGHDLRFVFPPELQVAGSIPLSSSAIAAQTAVSKLPEVFNQFATVPHHNVFESVKLHGSREIESPLPIQKMMSAPILNEWNETLGVLQVSRKGATPAAAGCDFNSDDLETLERAARRIAFLLPEILSSRQKNTTVKLRFSNTNVLKKKA from the coding sequence ATGAGACGGCTTGATGGACTTGAGGAATTGCTGAACAGCGTCAACTGTTCCATGACGCAGGTTTGTTCTGAACTTGCCGGAATCTTCGACGTTGGCACCACGGAGATTGGCCTCCTTAGTCTGGACGGGCACGATCTTCGGTTCGTTTTTCCCCCAGAACTGCAGGTTGCAGGGAGTATTCCCCTGTCGAGTTCCGCGATTGCCGCCCAGACTGCCGTCAGCAAACTCCCTGAAGTGTTCAATCAGTTCGCCACGGTACCTCACCACAATGTGTTCGAAAGCGTGAAGCTCCATGGGTCCCGAGAGATCGAATCGCCTCTGCCGATCCAGAAGATGATGTCCGCACCGATCTTGAATGAATGGAATGAGACTTTGGGTGTCCTGCAAGTATCGCGTAAAGGCGCCACCCCTGCCGCTGCGGGTTGCGACTTCAACAGCGACGATCTTGAAACCCTGGAGCGTGCCGCCCGCCGCATTGCATTCTTGCTTCCCGAGATCCTCTCATCAAGGCAAAAGAACACCACCGTTAAGCTTCGTTTCTCCAATACGAATGTTCTGAAAAAGAAAGCTTAA
- the mqnE gene encoding aminofutalosine synthase MqnE, which translates to MSEVQYPVTAERHPFQTDDPRLLPIAEKVKAEERLSEEDGLTLYRTGDILAVGWLANSVRERMWGNVAYFNVNRHINHTNVCIAACRLCAFGRKKDVAGAYTMALEEAFESAASGYTEAVTEFHIVGGLHPDLPFQYFLDLVKGLHERFPKVHIKAFTMVEIAFFAKLYKMSIRDVLLKLKEAGVDSMPGGGAEIFSDRVRSIICDHKIDGNEWLETARIAHQVGLKSNATMLYGHIENDEDRIDHLLKLRALQDETHGFQTYIGLAFHPDNTPLQHLPKTTGMLDLKQIAIARLMLDNFPHIKAYWQMLTPKIAQIALRFGADDLDGTVVEEKIYHDAGATTPQGLRRKDLIRLITEAGRVPVERDTLYRPVTRDETTFTVAV; encoded by the coding sequence ATGTCTGAAGTTCAGTATCCAGTCACGGCGGAGCGGCACCCGTTTCAGACCGACGATCCGCGGTTGCTGCCTATTGCAGAGAAGGTGAAGGCCGAAGAGCGGCTCAGCGAAGAGGATGGGCTGACCCTGTACAGGACAGGCGACATTCTGGCCGTTGGATGGCTGGCGAATTCTGTGCGCGAGCGCATGTGGGGCAATGTTGCGTACTTCAATGTCAACCGGCACATCAATCACACCAACGTCTGCATTGCTGCCTGCCGCCTGTGTGCGTTTGGGCGCAAGAAGGATGTGGCGGGCGCGTACACCATGGCGCTCGAAGAGGCGTTCGAGTCTGCGGCCAGCGGCTATACCGAGGCGGTAACGGAATTTCATATCGTCGGCGGACTCCATCCCGACCTGCCGTTCCAGTACTTCCTCGATCTCGTGAAGGGGCTGCACGAGCGGTTTCCGAAGGTGCACATCAAGGCGTTCACGATGGTGGAGATCGCGTTCTTTGCGAAGCTCTACAAGATGTCGATTCGGGATGTGCTGCTGAAGTTGAAGGAGGCCGGCGTGGATTCAATGCCGGGCGGTGGGGCGGAAATCTTTTCCGACCGGGTGCGCTCGATCATTTGCGACCACAAGATTGACGGGAACGAGTGGCTCGAGACAGCACGGATCGCGCACCAGGTTGGTCTCAAGTCGAATGCGACGATGCTGTACGGACACATTGAAAACGATGAGGACCGAATTGACCACCTGCTGAAACTTCGGGCGCTGCAGGACGAGACACACGGGTTTCAGACGTACATTGGGCTGGCATTCCACCCCGACAATACGCCCTTGCAGCATCTGCCGAAAACCACAGGGATGCTGGACCTGAAGCAGATCGCGATTGCGCGATTGATGCTGGACAACTTCCCGCACATCAAAGCGTACTGGCAGATGCTCACGCCGAAGATCGCGCAGATTGCACTGCGCTTTGGGGCAGACGATCTGGATGGCACCGTGGTGGAAGAGAAAATTTACCACGATGCGGGAGCGACGACTCCGCAGGGACTCCGTCGCAAGGACCTGATCCGGTTGATCACCGAGGCCGGAAGGGTTCCCGTGGAACGCGATACCCTATATCGGCCAGTAACGCGAGATGAGACGACGTTCACGGTGGCCGTGTAA
- a CDS encoding energy transducer TonB, which translates to MLEPIQFERGISPPAVFLTVFVHVLALLFLTFRPEPQLLEPSAALRGNGGTTNTHFVLIAPGSSVIDSPIAKVSESEHALQARKHKKPDQASLEPKPAMASSDLKPGMPGFILGSLANGLPSDHDVRVALPVIAPDPPILRNKLPDWLRGDVIIEVTIDEQGNVVRTKVLKTVGFGIEEIVTATLRQWRFTPAKVDGISVASRQDVYFHFPS; encoded by the coding sequence ATGCTCGAGCCAATCCAATTCGAGCGTGGCATATCGCCTCCAGCTGTCTTCCTGACGGTGTTTGTGCACGTGCTCGCGTTGCTGTTCCTCACGTTCCGACCGGAACCGCAATTGCTTGAGCCCTCGGCGGCTTTGCGAGGTAATGGCGGCACGACAAACACACACTTCGTCCTGATTGCGCCCGGATCGAGTGTGATCGATTCTCCAATCGCCAAAGTGAGTGAGTCCGAGCACGCCCTTCAAGCGCGAAAGCATAAAAAACCCGATCAAGCGAGCCTTGAGCCGAAACCCGCAATGGCTTCCAGCGATCTAAAACCCGGAATGCCTGGATTCATACTGGGCTCACTGGCGAACGGGCTGCCGAGCGATCATGACGTTCGGGTGGCGCTTCCAGTCATTGCCCCAGATCCGCCCATTCTTCGCAACAAGTTGCCGGACTGGCTCCGTGGCGACGTCATCATCGAAGTTACCATCGACGAACAGGGGAATGTGGTCAGGACGAAGGTACTGAAGACAGTGGGCTTCGGGATCGAGGAGATCGTGACGGCAACTCTTCGTCAATGGCGATTTACTCCCGCGAAGGTGGATGGCATTTCCGTCGCCTCGCGTCAGGATGTCTATTTCCACTTCCCGAGCTAG
- a CDS encoding winged helix-turn-helix domain-containing protein has translation MTASSTPSTVRFGDFELDFGAYALRCKGQTIRLERRPMDLLLLLVERRNQLVSREEIVARLWGNKVFVDVEMGVNTAIRKVRQALQDSPTSPQFIETVSGKGYRFIAPLAADGIKKRESQPSSRVMLAVLPFQNLSKDPAQEYFSDGMTEETIGYLGCVSPERMGVIARTTSMAYKGTSKTIREIGNELGVDYVLESSVRLEKNRARITSQLIRVADQTHIWAETYDRELTGILSIQSELGTAIARHVQLHLSPGRLNALEHRQTSNVEAYDLYLRGRYFWNQLSPATTRKAMEFYRRATELDPNYALAWSGIADAYSTGPISGDASPLEIWERVHDAVAHAVASGPNLPECQTSLGFMKFWIDWDWKAAEDAFRRSMEFDPSYPLAYRLLGIVLAHMGGRSDEAGAAIRRAREIDPLNAATIALSSQVAFAARDYLSAVNFAEQAIATDPEFWIGYMQLGQALEQTGQPERAIEALNSAGRLSGGNSKPVSLRGYILATVGKEHEARDVLDALHAVAREKYVPPYAMALVHAGLHERDAAVDWLERAYDTHDVHLLFPVFDPKWDSYRNEPRFKALIDRCGFMKKSSNTQV, from the coding sequence ATGACCGCCTCCAGCACTCCATCGACGGTCCGTTTCGGTGACTTTGAACTGGATTTCGGCGCCTATGCCCTGCGCTGTAAAGGGCAAACGATACGGCTCGAGCGCCGGCCGATGGACCTGTTATTGCTCTTAGTCGAGCGCCGGAATCAGCTCGTCTCCCGCGAAGAAATCGTCGCTCGGCTCTGGGGAAACAAAGTCTTCGTCGATGTTGAGATGGGCGTGAACACCGCCATCCGAAAAGTGCGCCAGGCACTCCAGGATTCTCCGACCTCTCCGCAATTCATTGAGACGGTCTCGGGCAAGGGGTACCGCTTCATCGCTCCCCTCGCCGCCGATGGCATAAAGAAACGGGAATCTCAGCCGTCGTCCCGTGTCATGCTGGCAGTGTTGCCTTTTCAAAACTTGTCAAAGGATCCCGCCCAGGAATATTTCAGCGACGGCATGACCGAAGAGACCATAGGCTATCTCGGCTGCGTGAGTCCGGAACGCATGGGAGTGATTGCCCGAACTACCAGCATGGCCTATAAGGGCACGTCGAAAACCATCCGCGAGATCGGTAATGAGCTTGGAGTCGATTATGTGCTGGAGAGCAGCGTGCGACTGGAGAAGAACCGAGCTCGGATTACATCACAGCTGATTCGCGTTGCAGACCAGACGCACATCTGGGCGGAAACCTACGATCGTGAGCTGACCGGCATCCTTTCGATCCAAAGCGAGCTAGGTACGGCCATCGCCCGTCACGTGCAGCTCCATCTCTCGCCCGGTCGCCTGAATGCGCTGGAGCACCGTCAAACCTCCAACGTCGAAGCGTACGATCTTTACCTTCGTGGACGATATTTCTGGAACCAGCTCTCACCAGCCACCACGCGAAAGGCCATGGAGTTTTATAGGCGCGCGACCGAACTGGACCCGAATTATGCCCTCGCGTGGTCGGGAATTGCCGACGCCTATTCGACCGGGCCCATCAGTGGAGATGCGTCCCCCCTGGAGATATGGGAACGAGTTCACGACGCTGTGGCTCATGCCGTTGCTTCCGGCCCGAACCTGCCCGAATGTCAGACTTCCCTTGGGTTCATGAAGTTCTGGATAGATTGGGATTGGAAGGCCGCGGAGGATGCGTTTCGAAGATCCATGGAGTTTGACCCGAGCTACCCGCTGGCCTATCGATTGCTGGGTATTGTTCTCGCCCACATGGGTGGACGATCCGATGAAGCTGGAGCGGCGATTCGTCGCGCGCGCGAGATCGATCCGCTAAATGCCGCGACGATTGCGCTCTCTTCGCAGGTGGCCTTCGCGGCACGCGACTACCTCTCTGCGGTGAACTTTGCCGAACAAGCCATCGCGACCGACCCCGAGTTCTGGATCGGATACATGCAACTGGGCCAGGCGCTAGAGCAGACAGGTCAACCCGAACGCGCGATCGAAGCTCTGAATTCTGCCGGGAGATTGAGCGGAGGGAACAGCAAGCCGGTGTCGCTGCGTGGCTACATTCTCGCCACGGTTGGAAAAGAGCATGAGGCCCGCGACGTCTTAGATGCCCTGCACGCGGTCGCCCGCGAGAAGTACGTCCCGCCGTATGCAATGGCGTTGGTCCATGCGGGCCTGCACGAGCGTGACGCGGCAGTGGACTGGCTCGAGCGGGCCTATGACACCCACGACGTACATTTGCTCTTTCCCGTCTTTGATCCCAAATGGGATTCGTATCGGAACGAACCCCGGTTCAAAGCCCTCATCGATCGATGTGGGTTTATGAAGAAATCATCGAACACTCAGGTATAA
- a CDS encoding DUF2911 domain-containing protein, which translates to MRKSAVLFLVVLFCTSLVVAQQKAPLLSPRKSAEHTFATGKKVTIDYGAPSIRGRKVMGGLVPYGKIWRTGANEATGFVTDTDLMVGGTRVPAGKYTIYTLPGENNWQLIINKQTGQWGTEYSQAQDLARIPMKVESLDSPVEQMTFSFEKTGPDSANLVLEWEKTELSVPLKEAK; encoded by the coding sequence ATGCGCAAATCAGCCGTGTTGTTCCTTGTAGTTCTCTTTTGTACTTCGCTGGTCGTTGCCCAGCAGAAAGCACCGCTTCTCAGCCCGAGAAAATCCGCCGAGCACACCTTCGCGACTGGCAAGAAGGTAACGATAGATTACGGTGCGCCTTCCATCCGCGGCCGCAAGGTTATGGGCGGCCTGGTTCCTTATGGGAAGATCTGGCGTACTGGCGCCAACGAGGCGACAGGATTCGTCACCGATACGGACCTGATGGTCGGCGGAACCAGGGTTCCCGCCGGCAAGTACACAATCTACACTCTGCCCGGCGAAAACAATTGGCAGCTCATCATCAATAAGCAAACAGGACAGTGGGGCACCGAATATAGCCAGGCGCAGGATCTCGCACGTATTCCGATGAAAGTCGAATCGCTTGACTCTCCGGTCGAGCAGATGACCTTCTCGTTTGAAAAGACTGGTCCTGATTCCGCAAACCTCGTTCTCGAGTGGGAGAAAACGGAACTAAGCGTCCCCTTGAAAGAAGCGAAATAG
- a CDS encoding N(4)-(beta-N-acetylglucosaminyl)-L-asparaginase produces MKFSRRDFIATAAATSAALGIDGLNLPLAAQSRAPNPSNSVRKKPIIISAANGFNYLERGFAVLQRGGDTLDAVMEVIRGPEDDPKDTSVGLGGLPNEEGVVELDSCCMHGPTRLAGSVGAVRNIKNASLLAKTVMEHTGHVMLVAEGAERFGYAHGFPKENLLTDDTRKIWLLWKETMSTQDWWGPGLASPDYRFPEEDQSAQEYWDRRMAQMEKLAEQLGIAPEDREIAINKVLNPPTGTINCSALNEKGEISSATTTSGLAWKIPGRVGDSPIIGAGCYCDQDVGAAGATGNGEENIKVCGGHTIVENMRRGMTPEEAGLDALKRIVRNFESNKKKLEYMDMQYYVLRKDGAYAGVTLWGKTPSGADKYFAISDGTPRREKLIPLFDAANKGFPPVPRVRGK; encoded by the coding sequence TTGAAATTCTCCCGGCGCGATTTCATTGCCACTGCCGCTGCAACTTCTGCCGCTCTCGGAATCGATGGTCTCAACCTCCCGCTCGCCGCACAATCCCGCGCTCCAAATCCCAGTAACAGCGTGCGCAAGAAGCCGATCATCATCTCCGCCGCGAACGGGTTTAATTACCTCGAGCGCGGTTTCGCTGTGCTGCAGCGGGGCGGCGATACGCTCGACGCGGTGATGGAAGTGATTCGTGGGCCCGAGGACGATCCGAAAGACACGAGCGTCGGACTCGGTGGGTTGCCAAACGAAGAAGGCGTGGTGGAACTTGATTCGTGTTGCATGCATGGTCCCACGCGACTTGCAGGCTCTGTCGGGGCAGTTCGTAACATCAAGAACGCTTCTTTGCTCGCAAAGACGGTCATGGAGCACACGGGCCACGTCATGCTGGTTGCGGAAGGCGCGGAGCGATTCGGGTATGCGCACGGGTTTCCGAAGGAGAATCTCCTGACCGATGACACCCGTAAGATCTGGCTGCTGTGGAAGGAAACCATGTCCACTCAGGACTGGTGGGGACCCGGGCTGGCCTCGCCGGACTACAGGTTTCCGGAGGAAGACCAGTCGGCACAGGAGTACTGGGATCGGCGAATGGCCCAGATGGAGAAGCTGGCCGAGCAGTTGGGAATCGCACCCGAAGACCGGGAGATAGCCATCAACAAAGTGCTCAATCCTCCGACGGGAACCATCAATTGTTCGGCGCTAAATGAGAAAGGAGAGATATCGAGCGCCACTACGACGAGCGGTCTGGCGTGGAAAATCCCGGGCCGCGTGGGTGATTCACCGATCATCGGGGCGGGTTGCTATTGCGATCAGGACGTGGGCGCGGCCGGAGCGACCGGCAACGGCGAAGAAAATATCAAGGTCTGCGGCGGGCACACGATCGTGGAGAACATGCGACGTGGCATGACGCCGGAAGAAGCCGGTTTAGACGCACTGAAACGGATCGTCCGCAACTTCGAAAGCAACAAGAAGAAACTTGAATACATGGACATGCAGTATTACGTGCTTCGCAAGGACGGAGCGTACGCCGGAGTAACGCTCTGGGGTAAGACTCCCAGCGGCGCGGATAAATACTTTGCCATCAGTGATGGAACCCCGCGGCGGGAAAAACTAATCCCACTGTTCGATGCGGCCAATAAGGGTTTTCCGCCCGTGCCGAGAGTAAGAGGGAAGTAG